A genomic stretch from Flavobacterium humidisoli includes:
- a CDS encoding MCP four helix bundle domain-containing protein: protein MKDQRKYSNKTKAAFILLVVMLIILLGNFNTLRNSKNVNDNINAIYKDRLVVAHYIFQYSKELNFIKAEAEKLDLSDNIKKDEIIQTLDIIHNIDDLYAKTVLTNKEKLYFDAFLLSCKEINKQVENKDWNKIASSSAQALKTLESLSQIQIEEGKAKLAAANAMYSRNNVLGQLQIALLIVLGGITFYLLIIKKIKRTVKIPEPPSMN from the coding sequence ATGAAAGACCAAAGGAAATACAGTAATAAAACCAAAGCTGCTTTTATATTACTAGTTGTAATGCTTATCATTCTGCTTGGTAACTTTAATACGTTGCGAAATTCAAAAAACGTAAACGATAATATCAATGCTATTTACAAAGACCGATTGGTTGTGGCTCATTACATTTTTCAATATTCTAAAGAACTTAATTTTATAAAAGCTGAAGCTGAAAAACTAGATTTAAGCGATAATATCAAGAAAGATGAAATTATTCAAACCTTAGACATTATTCATAATATTGATGATTTGTATGCTAAAACGGTTTTAACAAATAAAGAAAAACTGTACTTTGATGCCTTTTTACTTTCATGCAAAGAAATCAACAAACAGGTTGAAAATAAGGATTGGAATAAAATAGCCAGTTCGAGTGCGCAAGCATTAAAAACTCTCGAATCACTTTCGCAAATTCAGATTGAGGAAGGAAAAGCAAAACTGGCTGCAGCAAATGCTATGTACAGTAGGAACAATGTACTTGGCCAACTTCAAATCGCATTGCTGATTGTTCTAGGAGGCATTACTTTTTATTTATTAATTATAAAGAAAATAAAAAGGACGGTAAAAATTCCTGAACCGCCCTCTATGAATTAA
- a CDS encoding nuclear transport factor 2 family protein, whose protein sequence is MEQKLPLPPFSYETAIEKIQLAEDAWNSQDPERVSKAYTIDSEWRNRNQFVNGREEIVKFLTQKWKREKNYKLKKEYWAHTENRIAVRFEYEYQDLEGNWFRAYGNENWEFDSNGLMQKRFASINDLSIKEEERKL, encoded by the coding sequence ATGGAACAGAAATTGCCATTGCCACCTTTCTCGTATGAAACAGCAATAGAGAAAATTCAACTAGCAGAAGATGCTTGGAACAGTCAGGATCCAGAAAGAGTTTCAAAAGCCTATACTATTGACAGTGAGTGGAGGAACAGAAATCAATTTGTAAACGGAAGAGAGGAAATTGTAAAGTTCTTAACGCAAAAATGGAAAAGGGAGAAAAATTATAAACTTAAAAAAGAATATTGGGCGCATACCGAAAATAGAATTGCAGTTCGATTTGAGTATGAATATCAAGATCTTGAAGGAAACTGGTTTAGAGCCTACGGAAATGAGAACTGGGAGTTTGATTCAAATGGTTTGATGCAAAAACGTTTTGCAAGTATAAATGATCTTTCCATAAAAGAAGAAGAAAGAAAACTATAA
- a CDS encoding TetR/AcrR family transcriptional regulator has translation MLPKERILEKTFTLFHTQGYNATGINQIIEEAKVAKASFYQHFKSKEDLCVAFLNQRHFFWFEELQKFTSKEEDRKLKILASFDFLMYMNKKENFRGCSFLNILSEIQSDNIKILDVIQNHKADLRVYFTEILDDTLLSDHVYLLFESCIIESQLFKSNQLIEQTKKIIKTLI, from the coding sequence ATGTTGCCAAAAGAAAGAATATTAGAAAAAACATTTACTTTATTTCACACACAAGGGTATAATGCGACGGGCATCAATCAAATTATTGAAGAGGCAAAAGTTGCAAAGGCAAGTTTTTATCAGCATTTTAAATCTAAGGAAGATTTGTGCGTGGCCTTTTTAAATCAGCGTCATTTCTTTTGGTTTGAAGAATTGCAAAAGTTTACATCCAAAGAAGAGGATAGGAAACTGAAAATTTTAGCTTCTTTTGATTTCTTAATGTATATGAATAAAAAGGAAAATTTTAGAGGCTGCAGTTTTCTAAATATTCTATCAGAAATTCAATCAGATAATATTAAAATTTTAGACGTAATTCAAAATCATAAAGCTGATTTACGGGTCTATTTTACTGAAATTTTAGATGATACTCTTTTATCAGATCACGTGTATCTGCTTTTTGAGAGTTGCATTATAGAAAGTCAACTTTTTAAATCAAATCAACTTATTGAGCAAACCAAGAAAATTATTAAAACTTTAATCTAA
- a CDS encoding DUF2911 domain-containing protein, whose product MKKLLIALALILAPLASEAQVKTPQASPKGYIKQTVGLTDVEVTYSRPGARGRAVFGNLVPFGKLWRTGANENTIINFSDDVIIDGKTLKKGKYAIYTVPRIESWDIIFYLSTDNWGLPENWSDSYVALKTTVKEDALPTPVETFTIGINGLDPNFGYLDIAWENSHVALKFEVPTAKIAVASIDKALAGPTWNDYFAASQYLFQSNGNIETARNYVDKALDMSTDKPYYVTRLKSQIQAKQGDKKGAIETAKASLASAEAANNADYVKLNKDSIAEWSR is encoded by the coding sequence ATGAAGAAACTACTTATTGCTTTAGCCCTGATCTTAGCACCGTTAGCATCAGAAGCGCAAGTAAAAACTCCGCAGGCGAGTCCAAAGGGATATATCAAACAAACTGTTGGTTTAACCGATGTTGAAGTTACGTATTCAAGACCAGGGGCAAGAGGAAGAGCTGTGTTCGGAAATTTAGTTCCGTTTGGAAAATTATGGAGAACTGGAGCAAATGAAAATACAATTATTAATTTTAGCGATGACGTGATAATCGACGGAAAAACGCTAAAAAAAGGAAAATATGCGATTTATACAGTTCCTAGAATCGAAAGCTGGGATATCATTTTCTATCTTTCTACTGATAACTGGGGATTGCCAGAAAACTGGAGCGATTCGTACGTAGCTTTAAAAACTACAGTTAAAGAAGATGCATTGCCAACTCCAGTTGAAACCTTTACAATAGGAATCAACGGATTAGATCCTAATTTTGGATATTTAGATATCGCTTGGGAAAATTCTCATGTAGCTTTAAAATTTGAAGTTCCAACAGCTAAAATTGCTGTGGCAAGTATTGATAAAGCTTTGGCAGGACCAACTTGGAATGATTATTTTGCGGCGTCTCAATATTTATTCCAATCAAACGGAAATATCGAAACTGCTAGAAATTACGTAGACAAAGCGCTTGATATGAGTACGGATAAACCATATTATGTGACAAGATTAAAATCACAGATTCAGGCAAAACAAGGTGATAAAAAAGGAGCAATCGAAACTGCAAAAGCTTCTTTGGCATCTGCAGAAGCAGCAAACAATGCCGATTACGTAAAATTGAACAAAGACAGTATTGCTGAGTGGAGCAGATAA
- a CDS encoding HAD family hydrolase, with product MIKTVIFDMDGVIVDTEPVHRYAYYLQFSELNIEVPEEMYTTFTGFSTRNTFQTLKSYFPTVQQEVEDLIQRKRTIFNEAFDTKEDLHLLDGVENLIKDLYNSGMQLILASSASKVTIDRVFTRFNLHQYFTHIVSGEDFPQSKPNPAIFIHAASLSVAPKEECVIIEDSTNGIKAAKGAGIYCIGYNSEHSHLQDLSEADLVIEHFNELNAEKISQLKD from the coding sequence ATGATTAAAACAGTAATTTTTGATATGGATGGCGTAATCGTTGACACGGAGCCGGTTCATCGTTATGCCTATTATTTACAATTCTCAGAATTAAATATCGAAGTTCCAGAAGAAATGTACACCACGTTTACTGGATTTTCGACTCGAAATACATTTCAAACCTTAAAAAGTTATTTTCCAACTGTACAACAGGAAGTGGAGGATTTGATTCAGCGAAAAAGAACTATTTTTAATGAAGCTTTTGATACTAAGGAAGATTTGCATCTTTTGGATGGTGTCGAAAATTTGATTAAAGATTTGTACAACAGTGGAATGCAATTAATTTTAGCTTCTTCGGCTTCAAAAGTAACTATTGATCGTGTTTTTACTAGATTCAATCTGCATCAGTATTTTACCCATATTGTGAGCGGAGAAGATTTTCCTCAATCAAAACCAAATCCAGCGATATTTATTCATGCAGCTTCTCTTTCTGTTGCACCAAAAGAAGAATGCGTTATTATTGAAGATAGTACAAATGGAATAAAAGCGGCAAAAGGTGCTGGAATTTATTGTATAGGATACAATAGCGAACATTCTCATCTTCAAGATTTATCTGAAGCTGATTTAGTTATAGAACATTTTAATGAATTGAATGCTGAAAAAATATCACAGTTAAAGGACTGA
- a CDS encoding tRNA threonylcarbamoyladenosine dehydratase gives MAEWTERAELLFTKEGLENLQKSNVLVVGLGGVGSFAAEFLARAGVGNMTIVDGDVVDITNINRQLPALHSTVGQPKIKIVGDRLMDINPELNLTRVQEFLSPERAFEIVSPEFDYVLDCIDSITPKLNLIIAAKRKRVKIISSMGAGGKMLASKVKVADISKTINCYFSKTVRKRLKEVKINKLKVVFSSEIQDEKSLKLTDGKNFKKSFYGTNSYMPGLFGLHAAETVIRYLLKR, from the coding sequence ATGGCAGAATGGACAGAAAGAGCAGAGCTTTTGTTTACCAAAGAAGGATTAGAAAATTTACAAAAATCTAATGTTTTAGTCGTTGGGCTAGGAGGAGTTGGATCTTTTGCAGCTGAATTTTTAGCAAGAGCAGGAGTGGGTAACATGACAATTGTAGACGGAGATGTTGTAGATATTACGAATATTAACCGTCAATTACCAGCTTTGCATTCGACAGTTGGTCAGCCAAAAATTAAAATTGTAGGCGATCGTTTGATGGATATTAATCCAGAATTAAATTTAACTCGTGTTCAGGAATTTCTTTCGCCAGAACGTGCTTTTGAGATTGTTTCTCCAGAATTTGATTATGTTTTAGATTGTATTGACAGTATTACTCCAAAATTAAATCTAATTATTGCTGCAAAACGCAAAAGAGTAAAAATCATAAGCAGCATGGGAGCGGGAGGAAAAATGTTGGCTTCTAAAGTAAAAGTGGCAGATATTTCAAAAACGATTAACTGCTATTTCTCCAAAACAGTCCGTAAGCGTTTAAAAGAAGTGAAAATCAATAAACTAAAAGTGGTTTTCTCTTCTGAAATTCAAGATGAAAAAAGCTTAAAATTAACTGACGGTAAAAACTTTAAAAAATCATTCTACGGAACAAACAGCTATATGCCAGGATTATTTGGCTTGCACGCTGCCGAAACGGTGATTAGATATTTGCTTAAAAGGTAA
- a CDS encoding TatD family hydrolase, with protein sequence MEYFNFHTHQFTNQSNIIELVNQYPKDFDAAISFYSIGIHPWYIDENRIDEDLRIIEEKLQTPNCLAIGECGLDKRIEVPFDLQISVFEKQLELAEKFKKPVVIHCVAAFQEVMAIKKKMKIEVPMIIHGFSKNNQLAEQLIAAGFYLSFGKYLLKNPDLKTVFQNIPNDRFFLETDTIEESIQQVYELASEYKGLNLKELQELILSNYKRLFKE encoded by the coding sequence ATGGAATATTTTAATTTTCATACGCATCAATTTACCAATCAATCTAATATTATAGAATTGGTGAATCAGTATCCAAAAGATTTTGATGCTGCGATTTCGTTTTATTCTATAGGGATTCATCCTTGGTACATTGACGAAAATCGAATTGATGAAGATTTGAGAATTATTGAAGAAAAACTGCAAACTCCAAACTGTTTGGCAATAGGCGAATGCGGTTTAGATAAGAGAATTGAAGTTCCATTTGATTTGCAGATTTCAGTTTTTGAAAAACAATTGGAATTAGCAGAAAAATTCAAGAAACCTGTAGTAATTCATTGTGTTGCTGCTTTTCAGGAAGTAATGGCAATCAAGAAAAAAATGAAGATAGAAGTTCCAATGATTATTCACGGTTTTTCAAAGAATAATCAACTGGCAGAGCAATTAATTGCAGCTGGATTCTATCTTTCGTTTGGAAAATATTTATTGAAAAATCCAGATTTAAAAACGGTTTTTCAAAATATTCCAAATGATCGTTTTTTCTTGGAAACCGATACAATAGAAGAATCGATTCAGCAAGTTTATGAATTAGCTTCTGAATATAAAGGGTTAAATTTAAAAGAATTACAAGAACTTATTTTAAGTAATTATAAAAGGTTGTTTAAAGAATAA